A single region of the Raphanus sativus cultivar WK10039 chromosome 1, ASM80110v3, whole genome shotgun sequence genome encodes:
- the LOC108860534 gene encoding glycosyltransferase BC10, with protein sequence MKKQKIAAFVKELNLRMKKEPITLRYIHILGTVIFFTSISSLVILLALYLNQRLQTSLFLQDNHLSSIKPLTSPSLSPHSRGSDIADKELMRRAAKAPHDAAMNVTDHPKVAFMFLTRWDLPLSPLWEIFFNGHEELYSIYVHTSPNFTEEPPESSVFYKKRIPSKAVEWGKSSMMDAERRLLSHAILKPSNARFVLLSETCIPLFNFTTVYTYLMGSTRSFLGSFDDPRPMGRGRYNPKMLPHVSLSDWRKGNQWFELSRIVAAEVISDRRYYTVFKDHCRPPCYIDEHYIPTLVNKICPEMNSNRTVTWVDWSRGGSHPARFVRKDIRVGFLDRIRFGSNCSYEGEVTNVCFLFARKFHVSTLEPLMKIAPYLYGV encoded by the exons ATGAAGAAGCAAAAGATCGCAGCCTTTGTTAAAGAACTTAACTTGCGCATGAAGAAAGAACCCATCACTCTCCGGTACATTCACATCCTCGGCACTGTTATCTTCTTCACCTCCATCTCATCTCTTGTCATCCTCCTCGCTCTCTATCTCAATCAACGACTCCAAACTTCACTCTTCCTTCAAGACAATCATCTCTCCTCCATTAAACCTCTCacttctccttctctttctcCTCATAGCCGTGGTAGTGACATAGCGGACAAAGAGCTGATGCGGCGAGCAGCAAAGGCACCACATGACGCGGCCATGAATGTGACTGATCATCCAAAGGTTGCGTTCATGTTTCTTACGAGGTGGGACTTGCCTTTGTCTCCTCTTTGGGAAATATTCTTCAATGGCCATGAAGAGTTATATTCCATTTATGTTCATACATCTCCAAATTTCACCGAGGAGCCACCAGAATCTTCAGTGTTTTACAAGAAACGTATACCAAGCAAG GCCGTTGAATGGGGAAAATCGTCAATGATGGACGCAGAGAGGCGTCTTTTATCACACGCAATTCTAAAACCTTCGAACGCTCGCTTCGTCCTCCTCTCGGAGACATGCATCCCTCTCTTTAACTTCACCACAGTCTACACTTACCTCATGGGCTCCACTCGCTCTTTCCTCGGCTCATTCGACGACCCAAGGCCCATGGGCCGAGGCCGTTACAACCCCAAAATGCTCCCGCACGTGTCCCTCTCCGACTGGCGGAAAGGAAACCAGTGGTTCGAGCTCTCGCGGATCGTCGCCGCCGAGGTCATCTCCGATCGCCGGTATTACACCGTCTTCAAGGATCACTGCAGGCCGCCGTGCTACATCGACGAGCATTATATTCCGACGTTGGTTAACAAGATATGTCCGGAGATGAATTCGAACCGGACAGTAACGTGGGTGGATTGGTCAAGGGGTGGGTCCCATCCAGCGAGGTTTGTGAGGAAGGATATCCGGGTCGGGTTTTTGGATAGGATCCGGTTTGGGTCGAATTGTAGCTATGAGGGCGAGGTGACGAACGTGTGTTTTCTGTTTGCGAGGAAGTTTCATGTGAGCACTCTCGAGCCTCTCATGAAGATCGCTCCATATTTGTATGGAGTTTAA
- the LOC108860666 gene encoding ADP-ribosylation factor GTPase-activating protein AGD4 isoform X1, with amino-acid sequence MAAFINLEDSPMFQKQVCSLEGTAEELKDRCQKLYKGVRKFMGVLGEASKGESAFADCLEEFGAGHDDPISLSIGGPVISKFINTLRELASYKEFLCSQVEHVLLERLMNFINVDLQEAKESRHRFDKAAHSYDQSREKFVSLKKNTRGDIVAELEEDLENSKSTFEKSRFNLVNSLMTIEAKKKYEFLESISAIMDAHLRYFKLGYDLLGQLEPYIHQILTYAQQSKEQSKIEQDRLARRIQEFRTQSELDSQQLAASAEISSVNGNRVVGTFPYKNTDTSLTADKEVIKQGYLLKRSSSLRTDWKRKFFVLDSHGSMYYYRNNGNKSMGSQHNYSGSSDHTGVFGRFRARHNRSASLTEGSLGYKTIDLRTCLIKLDAEDMDLRLCFRIISPQKTYTLQAENGADRMDWVNKITAAIGTLLNSHFLQQSPVQYLDKDYAGSAPAKGVVSLDQSQHNEDVSTILRGIPGNNVCAECNAPNPDWASLNLGVLLCIQCSGVHRNLGVHISKVRSLTLDVKVWEPTILDLFRNLGNLYCNSLWEGLLHLDDDSENESTLPRASVSKPCPDDSFTVKEKYILAKYLEKALVIKDESKANPSAACRIWEAVQSRNIREIYRLIVTSGDVNIINTKFDDIITDIDAYHHHADASGEAVKKRHDPTACQRIKDSNEPGNCLQGCSLLHVACHIGDSVLLELLLQFGADPNMRDYHGRTPLHHCISSGNHKFAKILLRRGARPSIEDDGGLSVLERAMEMGAITDEELFLLLAECA; translated from the exons ATGGCGGCCTTTATCAATCTGGAAGACTCTCCAATGTTCCAGAAACAG GTTTGTTCCTTGGAAGGGACAGCTGAAGAGCTCAAAGATCGTTGTCAGAAGCTATACAAAGGTGTTAGGAAGTTTAT ggGAGTTTTGGGAGAAGCATCCAAAGGAGAAAGTGCTTTTGCAGATTGTCTTGAAGAGTTTGGGGCTGGACATGATGATCCCATCAGTCTTTCCATTGGAG GCCCCGTTATATCCAAATTCATAAATACACTTCGAGAGCTTGCCTCTTATAAGGAATTTCTTTGCTCGCAG GTCGAGCATGTGTTACTTGAGAGGTTGATGAACTTTATTAATGTTGATCTACAAGAAGCTAAG GAGTCACGCCATCGATTTGATAAAGCTGCTCATTCCTATGATCAG TCTCGAGAAAAGTTTGTATCTCTAAAGAAGAATACAAGAGGAGATATCGTTGCAGAGTTGGAAGAG GATCTGGAGAACTCAAAGTCAACATTTGAGAAGAGCCGTTTCAATCTA GTCAATTCATTGATGACTATTGAAGCTAAGAAGAAGTATGAGTTTCTGGAATCTATAAGTGCAATTATGGATGCTCATCTGAGATATTTTAAACTT GGATATGACTTGCTGGGTCAACTGGAACCATATATCCATCAG ATATTAACATACGCCCAACAGTCAAAAGAACAGTCCAAGATCGAACAAGATCGACTAGCTAGACGGATTCAAGAATTCAGAACCCAGTCTGAACTAGATAGCCAACAACTTGCCGCCAGCGCAGAGATCTCTAGCGTTAACGGAAACCGTGTTGTTGGAACCTTCCCTTATAAAAATACCGACACAAGTTTAACAGCAGACAAGGAA GTAATTAAACAGGGGTATTTATTGAAGCGATCATCAAGTTTGAGAACTGATTGGAAAAGGAAGTTTTTTGTCCTTGATAGTCATGGTTCCATGTACTATTACAGAAACAATGGCAATAAATCTATG GGATCTCAGCATAACTATAGTGGTTCTTCTGACCATACTGGCGTCTTTGGTCGGTTTCGTGCAAGACACAATCGATCGGCTTCTCTCACTGAGGGCAGCCTAGGCTATAAGACTATCGATCTCCGCACTTGTTTGATTAAACTGGATGCAGAAGACATGGATCTTCGTCTCTGTTTCAGAATTATTTCTCCTCAGAAAACTTACACACTTCAG GCTGAGAATGGAGCAGATAGGATGGACTGGGTAAACAAAATCACAGCAGCTATAGGGACACTTCTGAATTCTCATTTTCTGCAACAG TCGCCAGTTCAGTACTTGGATAAAGACTACGCTGGttctgctcctgctaaaggtgtcGTCTCCCTGGATCAAAGTCAACATAACGAGGATGTCTCCACAATACTCAGAGGAATTCCAGGGAATAATGTGTGTGCAGAGTGCAATGCTCCTAATCCCGATTGGGCATCATTAAATCTTGGAGTTTTGTTGTGCATTCAATGCTCTGGTGTTCACAGGAACCTCGGGGTTCATATCTCCAAG GTGCGGTCCCTCACACTAGATGTGAAAGTGTGGGAGCCAACAATCTTGGACCTATTTCGAAATTTGGGAAATTTGTACTGTAATTCACTGTGGGAAGGGCTACTTCACCTTGACGATGACAG tgaAAACGAATCAACATTGCCACGTGCTTCAGTTTCAAAACCATGTCCAGACGATTCTTTTACTGTCAAGGAGAAATACATTCTAGCGAAG TACCTGGAGAAAGCATTAGTCATCAAAGATGAAAGCAAAGCCAACCCTTCTGCTGCGTGTAGAATATGGGAAGCTGTTCAAAGCAGAAACATACGAGAAATATATCGACTGATCGTAACTTCAGGGGATGTGAATATCATCAACACCAAGTTCGATGACATAATAACTGACATCGATGCTTATCATCACCATGCCGACGCATCAGGGGAAGCGGTAAAGAAAAGACATGACCCAACTGCGTGTCAGAGGATCAAAGACTCCAACGAACCAGGAAACTGTCTTCAAGGCTGTTCATTGCTCCATGTGGCTTGTCACATCGGTGACTCTGTCTTGCTTGAACTGTTGCTGCAGTTTGGTGCTGACCCAAACATGAGAGATTACCACGGAAGGACTCCGTTACACCACTGCATCTCTTCAGGGAACCACAAGTTTGCAAAGATTCTACTCCGAAG AGGTGCACGTCCATCGATAGAGGACGATGGAGGACTAAGCGTGTTGGAGAGAGCAATGGAAATGGGAGCCATAACCGATGAAGAGCTCTTTCTTCTCTTAGCCGAATGCGCTTAA
- the LOC108805542 gene encoding uncharacterized protein At1g10890 isoform X2: protein MRRRSRSISPRRHRSRSATPKRRSPTPKRYKRQKSRSSSLSTAKRSPATTLESAKNSNGGKLIKEEEERKRRQQEAELKLIEEETMKRVEEAIRKKVEESLQSEKVKMEILTLLEEGRKRVSEEVAAQLEKEKAASLIEAKEKEGVMRCLSQEREQQGKEEMSRIEEENRKKVEEAQLKEAMERQRKEEERYRELEERQRQKEEAMRKKKAEEEEERLKQMKLLGKNKSRPKLSFALSSK from the exons ATGAG ACGAAGAAGTCGTTCTATCTCTCCTAGGCGCCACCGGAGTCGATCTGCTACTCCTAAGCGACGCTCACCAACACCAAAACGTTACAAAAGACAAAAGAGTAGGAGCTCTTCTCTATCTACTGCAAAAAGATCTCCTGCCACAACCCTTGAGTCAGCTAAAAATAGTAATGGAGGAAAGCTAatcaaagaagaggaagagcgGAAAAg GCGACAGCAGGAAGCAGAACTGAAGCTAATAGAGGAAGAAACTATGAAACGGGTTGAAGAAGCTATTAGGAAAAAGGTTGAAGAAAGCTTACAGTCTGAGAAAGTCAAAATGGAAATTCTAACACTGTTGGAGGAAGGACGAAAGAGAGTTAGTGAAGAAGTCGCAGCTCAGCTTGAGAAGGAGAAGGCAGCTTCTCTTATCGAGGCCAAAGAAAAAGAG GGCGTCATGCGGTGTTTGTCGCAGGAAAGAGAGCAACAAGGGAAAGAAGAGATGTCGAGAATAGAGGAGGAGAACAGGAAGAAAGTAGAAGAAGCTCAGCTAAAAGAAGCAATGGAGAGGCAAAGGAAAGAGGAGGAACGTTATCGGGAGCTGGAGGAGCGGCAAAGACAGAAGGAAGAAGCAATGCGAAAGAAGAaagcagaagaggaagaagaacgTCTGAAACAGATGAAACTGTTGGGTAAAAACAAATCACGCCCTAAACTATCCTTTGCCTTAAGCTCCAAGTGA
- the LOC108805542 gene encoding uncharacterized protein At1g10890 isoform X1: MPRDLSRSRSPSPSPSRRRKHSRSPVRHRHSRRSRRDRSRSPYSSYSYSRRRSRSISPRRHRSRSATPKRRSPTPKRYKRQKSRSSSLSTAKRSPATTLESAKNSNGGKLIKEEEERKRRQQEAELKLIEEETMKRVEEAIRKKVEESLQSEKVKMEILTLLEEGRKRVSEEVAAQLEKEKAASLIEAKEKEGVMRCLSQEREQQGKEEMSRIEEENRKKVEEAQLKEAMERQRKEEERYRELEERQRQKEEAMRKKKAEEEEERLKQMKLLGKNKSRPKLSFALSSK, translated from the exons ATGCCTCGGGACTTGTCAAGATCGAGGTCACCTTCTCCATCACCTTCACGTCGCAGGAAGCACTCTAGGTCTCCTGTAAGGCATAGGCATAGCAGGAGAAGCAGGAGAGACAGAAGCCGTTCTCCATACTCATCTTATTCATATAGcag ACGAAGAAGTCGTTCTATCTCTCCTAGGCGCCACCGGAGTCGATCTGCTACTCCTAAGCGACGCTCACCAACACCAAAACGTTACAAAAGACAAAAGAGTAGGAGCTCTTCTCTATCTACTGCAAAAAGATCTCCTGCCACAACCCTTGAGTCAGCTAAAAATAGTAATGGAGGAAAGCTAatcaaagaagaggaagagcgGAAAAg GCGACAGCAGGAAGCAGAACTGAAGCTAATAGAGGAAGAAACTATGAAACGGGTTGAAGAAGCTATTAGGAAAAAGGTTGAAGAAAGCTTACAGTCTGAGAAAGTCAAAATGGAAATTCTAACACTGTTGGAGGAAGGACGAAAGAGAGTTAGTGAAGAAGTCGCAGCTCAGCTTGAGAAGGAGAAGGCAGCTTCTCTTATCGAGGCCAAAGAAAAAGAG GGCGTCATGCGGTGTTTGTCGCAGGAAAGAGAGCAACAAGGGAAAGAAGAGATGTCGAGAATAGAGGAGGAGAACAGGAAGAAAGTAGAAGAAGCTCAGCTAAAAGAAGCAATGGAGAGGCAAAGGAAAGAGGAGGAACGTTATCGGGAGCTGGAGGAGCGGCAAAGACAGAAGGAAGAAGCAATGCGAAAGAAGAaagcagaagaggaagaagaacgTCTGAAACAGATGAAACTGTTGGGTAAAAACAAATCACGCCCTAAACTATCCTTTGCCTTAAGCTCCAAGTGA
- the LOC108860666 gene encoding ADP-ribosylation factor GTPase-activating protein AGD4 isoform X3, with protein sequence MNFINVDLQEAKESRHRFDKAAHSYDQSREKFVSLKKNTRGDIVAELEEDLENSKSTFEKSRFNLVNSLMTIEAKKKYEFLESISAIMDAHLRYFKLGYDLLGQLEPYIHQILTYAQQSKEQSKIEQDRLARRIQEFRTQSELDSQQLAASAEISSVNGNRVVGTFPYKNTDTSLTADKEVIKQGYLLKRSSSLRTDWKRKFFVLDSHGSMYYYRNNGNKSMGSQHNYSGSSDHTGVFGRFRARHNRSASLTEGSLGYKTIDLRTCLIKLDAEDMDLRLCFRIISPQKTYTLQAENGADRMDWVNKITAAIGTLLNSHFLQQSPVQYLDKDYAGSAPAKGVVSLDQSQHNEDVSTILRGIPGNNVCAECNAPNPDWASLNLGVLLCIQCSGVHRNLGVHISKVRSLTLDVKVWEPTILDLFRNLGNLYCNSLWEGLLHLDDDSENESTLPRASVSKPCPDDSFTVKEKYILAKYLEKALVIKDESKANPSAACRIWEAVQSRNIREIYRLIVTSGDVNIINTKFDDIITDIDAYHHHADASGEAVKKRHDPTACQRIKDSNEPGNCLQGCSLLHVACHIGDSVLLELLLQFGADPNMRDYHGRTPLHHCISSGNHKFAKILLRRGARPSIEDDGGLSVLERAMEMGAITDEELFLLLAECA encoded by the exons ATGAACTTTATTAATGTTGATCTACAAGAAGCTAAG GAGTCACGCCATCGATTTGATAAAGCTGCTCATTCCTATGATCAG TCTCGAGAAAAGTTTGTATCTCTAAAGAAGAATACAAGAGGAGATATCGTTGCAGAGTTGGAAGAG GATCTGGAGAACTCAAAGTCAACATTTGAGAAGAGCCGTTTCAATCTA GTCAATTCATTGATGACTATTGAAGCTAAGAAGAAGTATGAGTTTCTGGAATCTATAAGTGCAATTATGGATGCTCATCTGAGATATTTTAAACTT GGATATGACTTGCTGGGTCAACTGGAACCATATATCCATCAG ATATTAACATACGCCCAACAGTCAAAAGAACAGTCCAAGATCGAACAAGATCGACTAGCTAGACGGATTCAAGAATTCAGAACCCAGTCTGAACTAGATAGCCAACAACTTGCCGCCAGCGCAGAGATCTCTAGCGTTAACGGAAACCGTGTTGTTGGAACCTTCCCTTATAAAAATACCGACACAAGTTTAACAGCAGACAAGGAA GTAATTAAACAGGGGTATTTATTGAAGCGATCATCAAGTTTGAGAACTGATTGGAAAAGGAAGTTTTTTGTCCTTGATAGTCATGGTTCCATGTACTATTACAGAAACAATGGCAATAAATCTATG GGATCTCAGCATAACTATAGTGGTTCTTCTGACCATACTGGCGTCTTTGGTCGGTTTCGTGCAAGACACAATCGATCGGCTTCTCTCACTGAGGGCAGCCTAGGCTATAAGACTATCGATCTCCGCACTTGTTTGATTAAACTGGATGCAGAAGACATGGATCTTCGTCTCTGTTTCAGAATTATTTCTCCTCAGAAAACTTACACACTTCAG GCTGAGAATGGAGCAGATAGGATGGACTGGGTAAACAAAATCACAGCAGCTATAGGGACACTTCTGAATTCTCATTTTCTGCAACAG TCGCCAGTTCAGTACTTGGATAAAGACTACGCTGGttctgctcctgctaaaggtgtcGTCTCCCTGGATCAAAGTCAACATAACGAGGATGTCTCCACAATACTCAGAGGAATTCCAGGGAATAATGTGTGTGCAGAGTGCAATGCTCCTAATCCCGATTGGGCATCATTAAATCTTGGAGTTTTGTTGTGCATTCAATGCTCTGGTGTTCACAGGAACCTCGGGGTTCATATCTCCAAG GTGCGGTCCCTCACACTAGATGTGAAAGTGTGGGAGCCAACAATCTTGGACCTATTTCGAAATTTGGGAAATTTGTACTGTAATTCACTGTGGGAAGGGCTACTTCACCTTGACGATGACAG tgaAAACGAATCAACATTGCCACGTGCTTCAGTTTCAAAACCATGTCCAGACGATTCTTTTACTGTCAAGGAGAAATACATTCTAGCGAAG TACCTGGAGAAAGCATTAGTCATCAAAGATGAAAGCAAAGCCAACCCTTCTGCTGCGTGTAGAATATGGGAAGCTGTTCAAAGCAGAAACATACGAGAAATATATCGACTGATCGTAACTTCAGGGGATGTGAATATCATCAACACCAAGTTCGATGACATAATAACTGACATCGATGCTTATCATCACCATGCCGACGCATCAGGGGAAGCGGTAAAGAAAAGACATGACCCAACTGCGTGTCAGAGGATCAAAGACTCCAACGAACCAGGAAACTGTCTTCAAGGCTGTTCATTGCTCCATGTGGCTTGTCACATCGGTGACTCTGTCTTGCTTGAACTGTTGCTGCAGTTTGGTGCTGACCCAAACATGAGAGATTACCACGGAAGGACTCCGTTACACCACTGCATCTCTTCAGGGAACCACAAGTTTGCAAAGATTCTACTCCGAAG AGGTGCACGTCCATCGATAGAGGACGATGGAGGACTAAGCGTGTTGGAGAGAGCAATGGAAATGGGAGCCATAACCGATGAAGAGCTCTTTCTTCTCTTAGCCGAATGCGCTTAA
- the LOC108860666 gene encoding ADP-ribosylation factor GTPase-activating protein AGD4 isoform X2 has product MAAFINLEDSPMFQKQVCSLEGTAEELKDRCQKLYKGVRKFMGVLGEASKGESAFADCLEEFGAGHDDPISLSIGGPVISKFINTLRELASYKEFLCSQVEHVLLERLMNFINVDLQEAKESRHRFDKAAHSYDQSREKFVSLKKNTRGDIVAELEEDLENSKSTFEKSRFNLVNSLMTIEAKKKYEFLESISAIMDAHLRYFKLGYDLLGQLEPYIHQILTYAQQSKEQSKIEQDRLARRIQEFRTQSELDSQQLAASAEISSVNGNRVVGTFPYKNTDTSLTADKEVIKQGYLLKRSSSLRTDWKRKFFVLDSHGSMYYYRNNGNKSMHNYSGSSDHTGVFGRFRARHNRSASLTEGSLGYKTIDLRTCLIKLDAEDMDLRLCFRIISPQKTYTLQAENGADRMDWVNKITAAIGTLLNSHFLQQSPVQYLDKDYAGSAPAKGVVSLDQSQHNEDVSTILRGIPGNNVCAECNAPNPDWASLNLGVLLCIQCSGVHRNLGVHISKVRSLTLDVKVWEPTILDLFRNLGNLYCNSLWEGLLHLDDDSENESTLPRASVSKPCPDDSFTVKEKYILAKYLEKALVIKDESKANPSAACRIWEAVQSRNIREIYRLIVTSGDVNIINTKFDDIITDIDAYHHHADASGEAVKKRHDPTACQRIKDSNEPGNCLQGCSLLHVACHIGDSVLLELLLQFGADPNMRDYHGRTPLHHCISSGNHKFAKILLRRGARPSIEDDGGLSVLERAMEMGAITDEELFLLLAECA; this is encoded by the exons ATGGCGGCCTTTATCAATCTGGAAGACTCTCCAATGTTCCAGAAACAG GTTTGTTCCTTGGAAGGGACAGCTGAAGAGCTCAAAGATCGTTGTCAGAAGCTATACAAAGGTGTTAGGAAGTTTAT ggGAGTTTTGGGAGAAGCATCCAAAGGAGAAAGTGCTTTTGCAGATTGTCTTGAAGAGTTTGGGGCTGGACATGATGATCCCATCAGTCTTTCCATTGGAG GCCCCGTTATATCCAAATTCATAAATACACTTCGAGAGCTTGCCTCTTATAAGGAATTTCTTTGCTCGCAG GTCGAGCATGTGTTACTTGAGAGGTTGATGAACTTTATTAATGTTGATCTACAAGAAGCTAAG GAGTCACGCCATCGATTTGATAAAGCTGCTCATTCCTATGATCAG TCTCGAGAAAAGTTTGTATCTCTAAAGAAGAATACAAGAGGAGATATCGTTGCAGAGTTGGAAGAG GATCTGGAGAACTCAAAGTCAACATTTGAGAAGAGCCGTTTCAATCTA GTCAATTCATTGATGACTATTGAAGCTAAGAAGAAGTATGAGTTTCTGGAATCTATAAGTGCAATTATGGATGCTCATCTGAGATATTTTAAACTT GGATATGACTTGCTGGGTCAACTGGAACCATATATCCATCAG ATATTAACATACGCCCAACAGTCAAAAGAACAGTCCAAGATCGAACAAGATCGACTAGCTAGACGGATTCAAGAATTCAGAACCCAGTCTGAACTAGATAGCCAACAACTTGCCGCCAGCGCAGAGATCTCTAGCGTTAACGGAAACCGTGTTGTTGGAACCTTCCCTTATAAAAATACCGACACAAGTTTAACAGCAGACAAGGAA GTAATTAAACAGGGGTATTTATTGAAGCGATCATCAAGTTTGAGAACTGATTGGAAAAGGAAGTTTTTTGTCCTTGATAGTCATGGTTCCATGTACTATTACAGAAACAATGGCAATAAATCTATG CATAACTATAGTGGTTCTTCTGACCATACTGGCGTCTTTGGTCGGTTTCGTGCAAGACACAATCGATCGGCTTCTCTCACTGAGGGCAGCCTAGGCTATAAGACTATCGATCTCCGCACTTGTTTGATTAAACTGGATGCAGAAGACATGGATCTTCGTCTCTGTTTCAGAATTATTTCTCCTCAGAAAACTTACACACTTCAG GCTGAGAATGGAGCAGATAGGATGGACTGGGTAAACAAAATCACAGCAGCTATAGGGACACTTCTGAATTCTCATTTTCTGCAACAG TCGCCAGTTCAGTACTTGGATAAAGACTACGCTGGttctgctcctgctaaaggtgtcGTCTCCCTGGATCAAAGTCAACATAACGAGGATGTCTCCACAATACTCAGAGGAATTCCAGGGAATAATGTGTGTGCAGAGTGCAATGCTCCTAATCCCGATTGGGCATCATTAAATCTTGGAGTTTTGTTGTGCATTCAATGCTCTGGTGTTCACAGGAACCTCGGGGTTCATATCTCCAAG GTGCGGTCCCTCACACTAGATGTGAAAGTGTGGGAGCCAACAATCTTGGACCTATTTCGAAATTTGGGAAATTTGTACTGTAATTCACTGTGGGAAGGGCTACTTCACCTTGACGATGACAG tgaAAACGAATCAACATTGCCACGTGCTTCAGTTTCAAAACCATGTCCAGACGATTCTTTTACTGTCAAGGAGAAATACATTCTAGCGAAG TACCTGGAGAAAGCATTAGTCATCAAAGATGAAAGCAAAGCCAACCCTTCTGCTGCGTGTAGAATATGGGAAGCTGTTCAAAGCAGAAACATACGAGAAATATATCGACTGATCGTAACTTCAGGGGATGTGAATATCATCAACACCAAGTTCGATGACATAATAACTGACATCGATGCTTATCATCACCATGCCGACGCATCAGGGGAAGCGGTAAAGAAAAGACATGACCCAACTGCGTGTCAGAGGATCAAAGACTCCAACGAACCAGGAAACTGTCTTCAAGGCTGTTCATTGCTCCATGTGGCTTGTCACATCGGTGACTCTGTCTTGCTTGAACTGTTGCTGCAGTTTGGTGCTGACCCAAACATGAGAGATTACCACGGAAGGACTCCGTTACACCACTGCATCTCTTCAGGGAACCACAAGTTTGCAAAGATTCTACTCCGAAG AGGTGCACGTCCATCGATAGAGGACGATGGAGGACTAAGCGTGTTGGAGAGAGCAATGGAAATGGGAGCCATAACCGATGAAGAGCTCTTTCTTCTCTTAGCCGAATGCGCTTAA